One bacterium genomic window, TCTTGCGATTCGAGTGGTGTCGGGAGGGGGATTTTTGCATTTCCGAAAAACCCCGTGGCCGTAGCCCCGTCGGTTTCTGGAAATTGCAGCAGGGCCTTGGTCGTGGGGGAATTATGCCCTGGGCAATGGCCTCCTTGATATGTTCAAGTCTCCGCCGGGCCTGGCTAAGTGCGGACTTGAGCGCCCGCGTGGTCGTGATGTACCTTGGCAAGGTTGTCACATTGCCAAGGCAGGAATCTGTCTGGTCAGCTGCCAATGTTCTCGTCTATAGTCGATTGTTGACAGTTAACGGAGCTGAGCACTGATGAGCGTCGTCTCTGCTTAATGCTAGAAGGGGCTCGCCGAAGGACTCGCGTTATGCGGGGTCATTGACCTCCAAGAGTGGGAGCGATTCTACAACTACGAACGACCCCATGGCGGCCTCCAGGGGCAAACGCCCTACGAACGGCTCCGGGAAAAACTCCAGTCGGTGTGTCACGGATGACCGGTCAACCTACAGCTAAGCCCCAACAAAGAAACAAATTCACCCTGATCGACAGCAAAGGAATGGGCCCGACTCCCAGTGTCTTACCATACACCTTTCGGATGTCAGTGAGTTCCAGCGATGCCTCATGTTATGCGCTTCTGGCCGGGCCCCAAGAAGGCTCCCTCCAGGCCTGTTCCATCAGCGATATGTACGTTCAAAAGGCCGGGACTTCATGACGATCTTCGCCTTCCAGTCTGGGCACGATGTATACTGCGCTTGTAAGAATGTCCTGCAGCACTTCCAAATCGCGATAGGAGTCGGCAAGACCGGACCACATTGGAGCCTCGCCACGAACATACCTCGCAAACTGCGCAATTTCATTGGTGTAGGGGCTGTCACGAGGTATCGCTAGTTCCTGCCAACCAGGAGGCTGCAGCGTAAATAGCGTCGTGCGCGGGTATCGATAGGGCCGGTGGGGATACCAGAGTTCAACTCGCAGATTACCCTGAGTTCCGTATACTGTAATTTCCTCCCCACACTCCATTCCGCGCAATTGATGGTGAGTTGCCAGAACCCCATCGGTAAGTTCCAGGATGACCGTCCCCAGGTTGTGGTCGACGTCTCGATATACAGCACTATGAACCCGCACGATATCACCCAGCCAAAAGCGCAACAAGTTGATGTGATGAATGCTATTCTCCGTCAACCAATCGGACGGAAGATCGTGTGGCCCCCGCTCAGCACGGGGGCTTCCTGTCTCACTATAAGTGCGGTAATGGGGCGGAAAAGCGAGTCGACACGAACTAACAACGGCACGAACACGACCTATCGCTCCATCATCGATCAGTTTCTTGACGTGCAAACAATCGTTATCGTAGCGGCGATGGTATGCAACCATGCACTTGACGCCCTTGTCATCCACGGTAGCAATTGCCTGCCTTGCCTCATGCAAATTGTAGGCAATCGGTTTCTCAACGAGGATCGCCTTTCCCGTTGCTGCAGCTTCGGCAATCAAGTGCACATGTGATGGGGCAGGAGTGCAAAGGATGACCGCATCGAAGTGAACTGCGTCGAGGGCTGCCTTCAGGGAAGAAAAGACCGGTGCGTGAAAGGCAGCAGCAACAGCAGTTGCTCGTTCCGGGACTGTGTCTATGGCGGCGATCACGGAAATCTCGGGCTGAAGCCCAAGCAGCGCCGGCACGTGTTCAGCTTGTGCAATGTAGCCACACCCAACTAGTGCTAGCTTTAGGACGTTGCTCACGCACCATCCTCCACCAGAGCACCGGGAAGCCGTGCAGCTAGAGGGCATCTAACAGGATACTCGCGAAGGAGCGCTAGGGAACGGATCGCTCGCTCGTAAGAATGCCTCAGCGTCTTCTTCCCCTTGCGGCCCCCCCGAGCTACTCGTCAGAAACTATCAGCCGAGGCAGAGCATACATCCGTGCCAAAAACACTGTCAAGCAGCCGACGAGACCCATGCCACGCAAACCCCTGTCGTACCATCGATGCCTGCGGTCGCCGCCGACCGATACGTTATTGTAGAATGCCGGCCGCGACGCGCGCAGCGTTTCCTCCTGAGGATCTCCGGGGCGGTCGAACGCTTTGCGAGTGCGATTCGGCCGGGATGGCGGCCCAGGAGGATGATCCGCGAAGGTGGCGTGATGGCCCGTCCCCATCACGTCCGAAAGCGTGAGCGGCGACGGCGGCAACGCGTCCTCTACACCCCGCGGCAGGGCGACGAGTGTTCCTTCCGCCTTGGGGCACACTCACGGCTTCGGCTTGGGCTCCGCCGACCTCACCCGTACCGAAGAATCCGCTGTGGATGCACGACGTGAGCAAGCCCTCCGTGGATCTTGACCCTTGACCCAGCTCTCCGGTTTATTGTACATTGAGTGTGCAATCACAAACACGGTGCTCGAGCCGATCCAACGCTTTGACCTCTTCCAAGTGGAGAACCAGATGGCGATCGATCGAGTCCCGCCCGTGCTCCACAAGGGCGCCCTCGTGAAGCCTCCTGCGCTGTCGCAGGCGGCGGGCAACGCTGCGCCCATTTCAAATAGAGTCGTGTGAAATGACCGACGACCTTCGCGTCGCCCATATTTCATGTCCGCCCGGCCAATCGGCCCGCGGTCGAACGGTAGTTGGGTACCAGCAGGATGGGACGGAACTCGCGTTGTCGGTGCTTGTCATGAACGGTGCGAGTCAAGGTCCGACCGTCTACATGGGGGGTGCTCTTTTACGGCGGCGAACCATCTGGCGCGGAGGTCATCCGCCAGATCATGCGCGAGCGAGTGGACGCGTCGGCCCTTGCCGGACGGCTCATCGCCATCCCGATTCAGAATCCCTTAGCCCTCCGCACGAGTACATACCACGACATCGAGGATCGGCTGCATGCTCGACGGTCAGCGTCGGCTTGCCCTGAGCGAGCGCCATGTCGGCGAGCAATCCGACCAGCCGCTCCTCGAATCCGCCGCTGCGGGTCACCCCTGACCGTGGCGGCTTCGTGCACCCGCAGGCACCGGTCGGGGCTGGGTGACGGAAGGTCAGATCGTCTCGCTGATCCGGGATCCGGGGGGGATACGGTGGAAGAAATCGCGAGCCCGACCGACGGGTACGTCCTCGCGTATCCGCGCCACGGCAACCATGCCGCAGCCAGCGGCGACGTCGTCGTGTTCGTGGCGCCAATTCATCCGCCGGTCGATTGAACAAGCCGAGCGGGATGCTCGCAGGAAAGGTCATGACACAAGAGGACAGCAGAGTCGCGATCGTGACTGGCGGGGGATCGGGAATCGGTCGAGCCATCGCGCTTGCGCTCGCAGCCGACCGTTGCGCCATTGCGATCTTCGATCGTAACACTCGGAACGGTGCCGCCGTCGCGTCGGAGATCGAGCGCTCAGGACAGCGGGCACGTGCCTACGAGATCGATGTGACCGTGAGCGGGGGGGTCCATCAGGCGGTTGAGGAGGTGGTGAAGACGTTCGGCCGGATCGACGTACTGGTGAACAACGCCGGGATCGGCGTCCTCGGCTCGGTCGAGGAACTCGCAGAGGAGGAGTGGGACCGTGTGATGTCGGTCAACGTCAAGAGCGTCTTCCTATGCTCGCGAGCCGTCATCCCCCATATGGCGGCGCGTGGGGGCGGTCGCATCATTAACGTCGCATCGGTCGCCGGGCTGGTGGCCTCTCCAGGCCGCGCCGCCTACTGCGCGTCGAAGGGCGCCGTCGTGATGCTCACGCGCGCAATGGCGCTTGACTGTGCCCCCCGGAACATTAACGTGAACTCAATCTGTCCGGGGGTGGTCATCACGCCGATGACCGAGAAGTCGCTGCGCGATCCTGCGGACCGCCAGCGAAGGATCGACGGCACGCCGCTCAAACGGCTCGCGCAGCCCGAGGAGATCGCCCCAGCCGCCGTCTATCTGGCTGGCCCCGGAGGCAGCTTTGTGACTGGTTCCACGCTGGTTGTCGATGGCGGCTGGAGCATCGATTGAGCATGCCTTCGACCGGTCGGTGCGGTGCGGCGCGTGCCGCCTGGCGATCACTCTTTCGGCACAGGGTCTAATTGGCAGATTTGGTGAACAGGAGGAGGCGTCCGATGTCCACAAGTTCCCAGCTTCGTCCCTGGCAACTGGCCGGATTGGCGGCCGTTCTCGCCTTCGTTGTCGCGGCCGGCGACCCCGCATCGTCCAGCGCTGCGGGCTCCCCACGGTCGGGAGGCTCGATCAACATCGCCATCGTCGGCGACCCGGGTACGATCAACCCGCTGAAGGATGGCGGTATCGCCGATAACTACGTGTCCGAGCTCATTCGCGACCGGCTCGTGTGCAGCGGTCGGGACGGGGGCATCGTGCCCTGTCTCGCGACGAGCTGGAATACGCCGAACTCGACGACGTTCATCTTCCATCTTCGCCGGGGGGTGAAGTTCAGTAACGGAGCGCCGTTTACGGCGGCCGATGCGAAGTACACGTACGACCAAGTCGCGTTCGGCAAGGATTCCGACTTTAACGGCGCGGAGGGACCGATCAAGGACACGAAGGTCATCGACGACCACACGTTCGAAATCGACCTCTCGAGCCCCGACCCCTACTTCCTCGAGTACATGTCGCTGAACTCCGACATGGGGATCATCCCGCAGGGCTGGCTCGCACAGTGCGGGCAGAGCTGCGACACGACCGTCGTCGGGACGGGTCCGTTCACAGTGACGGAGTGGGTCAAGGGCGATCACCTCACGCTCCAGCGGAATCCGAACTACTGGGACAGCCCGCGTCCATACCTTCAACAGATCAGATTCAAGGTGACGCCTGACCCTTCCGCTCAGGTGCTCCAGCTCAAGGCGGGCGCCGCGGACATCCTCTTTCAGGTTCCGTTCAAGGAGCTCCAGAGTCTTTCGCAAGCACCCGGCATCACAGTCGGAAAGCACGGTTCGGGCAGCATGACTGAGATCATCTGGAATAATCGCGTCGCACCCTTCAACAATCTCAAAGTGACCCAGGCTCTTTCCTTCGCGATCGACCGGAACCAGATCGGGCAAGTCGCGATGTACGGCTACGCTGATCCGATGACGGATCTCCTGCCGCCGTTCCACTGGGGCCACGATGCCTCGTACCCAGCCCCCACGTACGATCCCAACAAGGCCAAGGAGCTGCTCACCCAGGCGGGGTACGACGCCAACCACCCGCTCTCGTTCGAGTTGCGGATCATCAACAATCAAGACTTCATCGATGAGGCGACGCTCATCCAGCAACAGCTCCAGCAGATCGGCGTCCAAGTGAAGGTGACCCCCCTCGACAAGGCGACGTTTCTCGCGCCGATGTTCTACACGAAGGACGCCCACAACCTCACGTGGCAGGCGGCGCTGGAGCGGTACACGTTCGGGGCCGACACCCCATCGATCGTGTGGCAAACCTACGACACGGGCAGCTACATCAACTTCGGCGGTGTCAATCTTCCAGGCGGTCTCAAGGATTCGACCCTGCAGAACCTCATCGATCGGGCGAAGGTAGAGACCGACAAGACGAAGGCGAAGGCGCTCTTCTCGCAGATCTCTACCCAGGTCGACAAGGACGCCCTGACTGTGCGTCTGCCATGGCAGAACAACGTCATGGCATATCGGAACCGTGTACAGGACTTCCATGTACTCACGGCGTTCGAGTACCCGCTCCAGTACGTATGGGTGAACGACGGGAAGTAGGCAGGAGGGCAGCCCGAGCGGCGTGAGGCACCCGGGACGCTGACGGATGTGGCGGTATACCGCGAGGCGGGTCCTCCTTGTGGTTCCTGTGCTGCTCGGGTTGTCGATCCTGGTCTTCCTTCTCATCCATCTCGCGCCCGGCGACCCGGTCACGGTCCAGCTCGGGATACATGCGACGGCCGAGACTGCCGCGCGGTTGCGAAGCAGTCTCGGCCTCAACGCCCCGCTCCCCGTCCAGTACGCTCTGTGGCTCAACCGCGTCGTGCGCCTGGATCTCGGGACCTCACTGTACGCTCACGCGCCGGTCACCGAACTCATCGCGCAGCGATTCCCCACCACACTCGCGCTAACCGTCGCGAGCATCCTCTTGTCGCTCGTCATTGGCGTGCCGCTCGGGGTCGTGTCGGCGACTCGGCGCGACGGGATCATCGACAATGGTGGTCGCCTGTTTTCGATCATCGATGTATCGATCCCGGTGTTCTGGCTCGGGTTCCTGCTCATTCTCGCCTTTGCGATTGGTATCCCGGTCTTCCCGCCAGGTGGATCGGTGAGCGAGTACGGCCCAATCGCGCTCGTCCTCCCATCGGTCACACTCGGCGCCTCGTTCGCGGGGGTCGTCGTCCGATTTACCCGCGCCGCGATGCTGGAGGTGCTCGGCGAGGATTACATCCGAACGGCACAAGCGAAGGGGCTCTCGACGTTCGCCGTGAACTACCGCCATGCGCTCGGGAACTCACTCATCCCGCTCGTGACGGTCGTCGGGCTCCAGGTCGGGGTCCTCCTCTCCGGAGCGGTCCTTACCGAGACGGTCTTCTCGCTCCCGGGGCTCGGGCTGCTCATGGTAGGCGCCGTCGCGGCACGTGACTACCCGATGATCCTCGGGACCGTTCTCTTCGTGGCAGTGCTGGTCGTGCTCGCGAATCTCGCCGTCGATCTTCTGTACGGAGTGCTCGATCCTCGCGTTCGCTATGAGTGACCATTCCACAAACGTCGACCAGACGCTCTCTGTGGCGGTCTCCGAGAACGCCGTGCTCGAATGGGCCGACGACGGATGGCTCGGCCGCCTCCGCCGCAATCGCCTTGCCCTCGTTGGAACCGCCGGCATCGCGCTGTTCCTGAGCGTCGGCCTGTTCGCGCCACTCATCGAGCCATATCCGTGGAGCCAGTTTGACCTTGCGCATCGCCTGAGCGGTCCGACGCTCCGCCACGTGTTCGGCACCGATCAGTTCGGGCGAGACATCCTTTCGCGCACGATCTACGGGGCTCGGGTATCGATGCTGGTCGCCCTGGCCGCAACGGCGATCGGGACCGTCGGAGGCGTCCTCATCGGTACGGCGGCAGGCTTCATGGGTGGCTGGATCGACGAGTTGTCGATGCGGACTATGGACATCATCCTCGCGTTCCCCCAGATCGTGCTCGCGATCGCCGTCGCGGCGTTGCTCGGCCCGAGCCTCATCAACGTCATCTGGATCGTCGGCCTGCTCATGGTTCCCCAGTTCGCTCGGGTCACACGAGGCTCCGTAATCGGTGTGATGAACCTCGAATACATCACGGCCACCCGGACCATCGGGCAAAGCGAGGTCATGATCGTCGTACGGCACATCCTCCCGAACATCGTCGGCCCGCTCATCGTGCTCGCCTCCCTCGCCATCCCCGGCGCGATCATTACCGAGGCTGCCCTCAGCTTCCTCGGCGCCGGCGTGCAGCTCCCCGAACCGAGTTGGGGTAATCTCCTGTCTGGGGGCAACGCCTACCTGCTCCAGGCGCCGTGGCTCTCGATATTCCCCGGGCTCGCCATCACTCTCGCCGTCCTCTCATTCAACCTCCTCGGCGACGGGCTTCGCGATGCCCTCGATGTATCGGGCGGACCGGCATGACGCAGGTCGTGATTCTCGCTGGCTTGACGCGGCCGTTCGTCATGCGATCTCGAAAGTCGCAAGGCGCCGGTGCCTTGGACCGGGGCCGATGGTGAGCCTCCAAGGCGGTGACCCACTGCTGACCGTGCGTGACCTCGCCGTCGACCTGCGTCAGCGTCATGGTGTTGTCCATGCCGTCCGCGGCCTCTCGTACTCGCTCGACAAGGGTGAGGCGATGGGCATGGTTGGCGAGTCAGGATCTGGCAAGACAATCAGCTCGCTCGCATTGCTCGGACTCCTCCCGGCTGGGAGAAGCCGCGTGGTTCGCGGGAGCATACTCTTCGCCGGTCGTGACATCGTGGGAATGCAAGATACAGAGCTCCGGGCATTGCGGGGCGGGCGGATCTCGATGGTGTTCCAGAACCCGCTCTCGAGCCTCAACCCGGTCATGACGATCGGCCGCCAGCTCACTGAGGCGATTCGTCTCCATCTCGAGCTGTCAGCCGATGAAGCATGTCGGCGAGCGATCGAGATGCTCGAGCTCGTCGGGATCCCCAACCCGAAACGACGCCTCGGCGACTACCCACACCAGTTCAGCGGCGGCATGCGACAGCGGGTCATGATCGCGATGGCCCTGTCGTGCCGACCGGATCTGATCGTCGCCGACGAGCCGACCACCGCGCTTGACGTGACGATCCAAGCGCAGGTCCTCGATTTACTGAACAGGCTCCGACACGAGTTGGGTATGGCGGTCATCCTGATCAGCCACGACCTCGGAGTCGTCGCGGATACGACCGACCGGATCGCGATCATGTACGCGGGTCGGATCGTGGAAACGGGGCCGACGAGACAGGTGCTCGGCGCTCCGCGACACCCGTACACAATTGGGTTGTTGCGCTCTATACCGCCCCTTGACGGTCCGCGTCGTCGGGATCTCGCGGCAATCGAGGGCGCGCCCCCCGATCTGTCGGTCGATATCACCGGTTGCCCGTTCCGCGACAGGTGCGCCTGGGCGATCCAAGAGTGCGCGGAGATCGATCCGCCCGTCGAGCCCGTGGCGCATCGGCACACGGTTGCGTGTTGGGTGAAACCGGCGGAAACGGTGGAGACGACGTGAGCGACGAGCGATTGGTGGTAACTTCGATGCCAGCAGGTACCGCGCCGCCGCTTCTCGAGGTGGAGCGCCTCCGCGTGTGGTTCCCCGTGCGGCGTGGCGTCCTCCGCCGTCGGGTCGGGTGGGCGAAGGCGGTCGACGACGTGTCGTTCACGGTCGGGCACGGCAGCACGATGGCACTCGTGGGCGAGTCGGGCGCCGGCAAGACAACGATAGGACGGGCGGTCGTCCGCATCCAGCCGGTGACATCTGGAACGATCCGCTTCAAGGGGGAGGTCCTGAATGAGTTGGTGGGATCGGATCTTCGCCGAAGGCGTCGTGAGTTCCAGATGATCTTTCAGGATCCCTTTGGCAGCCTGGACCCGCGTCAGGCCGTGGGGGACATTCTCGCTGAGCCCTTGGCCATCCACGGGCTCGCCTCGCCCCGCGAGCGGCCCACGAGAGTTCGCGAGCTTTTATCACTCGTCGGCCTCGACCCGGCTTTCGCGAGCCGATACCCGCGCGAGTTCAGCGGTGGGCAGCGCCAGCGGATCGGGGTCGCCCGGGCGATCGCTGTCCGCCCGGATTTGATCGTTTGCGATGAGCCAGTGAGCTCGCTCGACGTCTCGATCCAGGCACAGGTGATTAACCTCCTGACCCGTTTGCAGGGTGAGCTCGGCGTCGCCTATTTGTTCATCGCGCACGATCTGGCCGTCGTCCGGCACATCGCGGACCGGGTCGCGGTCATGTACCTCGGACGGATCGTCGAAATGGGCAGCGTGGAGGAGGTGTATGCCAACCCCGCGCACCCGTACACGGTCGCGCTCCTTTCCGCCGCCCTCAACCGCCGCGCCAGCCGACGCCGCCGGATCGTCTTATCCGGCGAAATCCCGAGTATCGATCGTCCGCCCGCCGGCTGCAGCTTCCATACCCGGTGCTGGCTCCGGACCCGCCTTGGCAACCCGGAGATCTGCGACCAGGTCGAGCCGGTCCTGCGGGCCGCGACTTGCGGGTGGCCGGTCGCCTGCCATTTCGCGGAGGAGACGCCTCGTCATCAGCCGAACAGAGCGACCGAGGCGGCTGGTGGGACGGTGTGAGGGGAAGCTCGCAAGTTCGGCGGCCCTGTCGCTCATTCGCGTGATCCGCGACGTAGTCATCCGCTAGGGACTCGCCCGGCGGCACGACGCAAATCCAGGAGACGAACGTGACCAAGCGGTCGACGACCCGCTTTTCGCTCTCGTTCCCGTCCTCGATCTCATCGACCCCGATCACGGGTCGCGCGTTCGTGGTCGTCACGAAGAGCGTGGACCGACCATACGTCGTCGCCCCTGGACCAGGCGCACTTGGCGGCGCGGAGCAGGGTATCGAACCGCGTCGGCAGGCAGGCACGTGGAAGAACCGCGTGCCTTTTTTCGGTACGTACCAGAAGAGCGTTCCCTACTTCAGTCCCTGGGTGGCAAGCGCGCCGTTCTTCGGTGTCGACATCGACCGGGTCGAGCCTGACCAGGTATTCGTCATCGATGAATCGGCGCCGGGCTACCCGCCGCTCAGCATTCGCGACATTCCTGCCGGGGATTACTACGTGCAGGCCGTCCTCAACGTGTACACGCGGTTTGTGCGATCGGACGGCCATACCATCTGGGCGCACCTAGATCAGTGGGAGGGCCAGCACTGGAACTCGTCGCCAGGCAACGTCGTGAGCTCGGTCGAACGCGTGCACCTCGATCCCGATTCCGGGTACGACGTCGAGCTCAAGCTCTCGACGCGGCTTCCGGCAGTTACAGTTCCTCCCGATACGGAATATGTCCGCCGGATCAGGTTCGAGAGCCGTCTGCTCAGCGAGTTCTGGGGCCAGCCAATCCGTCTCGGAGCAGTCGTGCTGCTGCCGAAAGGCTACGACGAGCATCCCAACGAGCGGTATCCGGTCATCTATAACAACGAGCACTTTAACCTCGGCGCACCGTTCGGGTTCTCGCCAACTCCGGTTGAAGAGGCGGAGGAGCAGCGGTACATGCGCGAGCTCCGAGGCCTCGAGAACGGACATGAGTTTTACAAGGCTTGGACGTCGGATGACTTTCCCCGGGCCGTCATCGTCACGATGCTCCACCCGACCCCGTACTTCGACAGCTCGTACTGCGTGAACTCGGCGAACGTCGGCCCGTACGGCGATGCGATCATGGCCGAGCTGATCCCCACGCTTGAGGAGACGTTCCGAATCGCGCGGGAGCCCCGGCTTCGCCTTCTCACCGGCGGCTCGACCGGTGGCTGGGTCTCGCTCGGCCTGCAGGTCTATCACCCGGACTTCTTCGGCGGCGCGTGGGCGTTCGCGCCCGATTCCGTTGACTTCCGGCGATACGGCCTCGTCAACATCTACGATGATCCGAACGCCTACCAGGCGCCCAACCGGGAATGGCTTATTCCTGAGCGGGTGTTCTACCGCTCCCCCGATGGCCAGCCCGAGCTCACGCTCCGACAAATGAGCCAGCTCGAGGCGGCGTCGGGCACGCATTGCCGATCGGGCGAGCAACTCGACGTGTGGTACGCCACATTCGGGCCGGTGGGCGACGATGGGTATCCCCGCCCCCTGTGGGACCAGCGGACTGGCGAGATTGACCACG contains:
- a CDS encoding ABC transporter permease — encoded protein: MWRYTARRVLLVVPVLLGLSILVFLLIHLAPGDPVTVQLGIHATAETAARLRSSLGLNAPLPVQYALWLNRVVRLDLGTSLYAHAPVTELIAQRFPTTLALTVASILLSLVIGVPLGVVSATRRDGIIDNGGRLFSIIDVSIPVFWLGFLLILAFAIGIPVFPPGGSVSEYGPIALVLPSVTLGASFAGVVVRFTRAAMLEVLGEDYIRTAQAKGLSTFAVNYRHALGNSLIPLVTVVGLQVGVLLSGAVLTETVFSLPGLGLLMVGAVAARDYPMILGTVLFVAVLVVLANLAVDLLYGVLDPRVRYE
- a CDS encoding Gfo/Idh/MocA family oxidoreductase: MSNVLKLALVGCGYIAQAEHVPALLGLQPEISVIAAIDTVPERATAVAAAFHAPVFSSLKAALDAVHFDAVILCTPAPSHVHLIAEAAATGKAILVEKPIAYNLHEARQAIATVDDKGVKCMVAYHRRYDNDCLHVKKLIDDGAIGRVRAVVSSCRLAFPPHYRTYSETGSPRAERGPHDLPSDWLTENSIHHINLLRFWLGDIVRVHSAVYRDVDHNLGTVILELTDGVLATHHQLRGMECGEEITVYGTQGNLRVELWYPHRPYRYPRTTLFTLQPPGWQELAIPRDSPYTNEIAQFARYVRGEAPMWSGLADSYRDLEVLQDILTSAVYIVPRLEGEDRHEVPAF
- a CDS encoding oligopeptide/dipeptide ABC transporter ATP-binding protein — protein: MPAGTAPPLLEVERLRVWFPVRRGVLRRRVGWAKAVDDVSFTVGHGSTMALVGESGAGKTTIGRAVVRIQPVTSGTIRFKGEVLNELVGSDLRRRRREFQMIFQDPFGSLDPRQAVGDILAEPLAIHGLASPRERPTRVRELLSLVGLDPAFASRYPREFSGGQRQRIGVARAIAVRPDLIVCDEPVSSLDVSIQAQVINLLTRLQGELGVAYLFIAHDLAVVRHIADRVAVMYLGRIVEMGSVEEVYANPAHPYTVALLSAALNRRASRRRRIVLSGEIPSIDRPPAGCSFHTRCWLRTRLGNPEICDQVEPVLRAATCGWPVACHFAEETPRHQPNRATEAAGGTV
- a CDS encoding ABC transporter permease, with the protein product MSDHSTNVDQTLSVAVSENAVLEWADDGWLGRLRRNRLALVGTAGIALFLSVGLFAPLIEPYPWSQFDLAHRLSGPTLRHVFGTDQFGRDILSRTIYGARVSMLVALAATAIGTVGGVLIGTAAGFMGGWIDELSMRTMDIILAFPQIVLAIAVAALLGPSLINVIWIVGLLMVPQFARVTRGSVIGVMNLEYITATRTIGQSEVMIVVRHILPNIVGPLIVLASLAIPGAIITEAALSFLGAGVQLPEPSWGNLLSGGNAYLLQAPWLSIFPGLAITLAVLSFNLLGDGLRDALDVSGGPA
- a CDS encoding ABC transporter substrate-binding protein; this encodes MSTSSQLRPWQLAGLAAVLAFVVAAGDPASSSAAGSPRSGGSINIAIVGDPGTINPLKDGGIADNYVSELIRDRLVCSGRDGGIVPCLATSWNTPNSTTFIFHLRRGVKFSNGAPFTAADAKYTYDQVAFGKDSDFNGAEGPIKDTKVIDDHTFEIDLSSPDPYFLEYMSLNSDMGIIPQGWLAQCGQSCDTTVVGTGPFTVTEWVKGDHLTLQRNPNYWDSPRPYLQQIRFKVTPDPSAQVLQLKAGAADILFQVPFKELQSLSQAPGITVGKHGSGSMTEIIWNNRVAPFNNLKVTQALSFAIDRNQIGQVAMYGYADPMTDLLPPFHWGHDASYPAPTYDPNKAKELLTQAGYDANHPLSFELRIINNQDFIDEATLIQQQLQQIGVQVKVTPLDKATFLAPMFYTKDAHNLTWQAALERYTFGADTPSIVWQTYDTGSYINFGGVNLPGGLKDSTLQNLIDRAKVETDKTKAKALFSQISTQVDKDALTVRLPWQNNVMAYRNRVQDFHVLTAFEYPLQYVWVNDGK
- a CDS encoding SDR family oxidoreductase — encoded protein: MTQEDSRVAIVTGGGSGIGRAIALALAADRCAIAIFDRNTRNGAAVASEIERSGQRARAYEIDVTVSGGVHQAVEEVVKTFGRIDVLVNNAGIGVLGSVEELAEEEWDRVMSVNVKSVFLCSRAVIPHMAARGGGRIINVASVAGLVASPGRAAYCASKGAVVMLTRAMALDCAPRNINVNSICPGVVITPMTEKSLRDPADRQRRIDGTPLKRLAQPEEIAPAAVYLAGPGGSFVTGSTLVVDGGWSID
- a CDS encoding ABC transporter ATP-binding protein; its protein translation is MVSLQGGDPLLTVRDLAVDLRQRHGVVHAVRGLSYSLDKGEAMGMVGESGSGKTISSLALLGLLPAGRSRVVRGSILFAGRDIVGMQDTELRALRGGRISMVFQNPLSSLNPVMTIGRQLTEAIRLHLELSADEACRRAIEMLELVGIPNPKRRLGDYPHQFSGGMRQRVMIAMALSCRPDLIVADEPTTALDVTIQAQVLDLLNRLRHELGMAVILISHDLGVVADTTDRIAIMYAGRIVETGPTRQVLGAPRHPYTIGLLRSIPPLDGPRRRDLAAIEGAPPDLSVDITGCPFRDRCAWAIQECAEIDPPVEPVAHRHTVACWVKPAETVETT
- a CDS encoding alpha/beta hydrolase-fold protein, translating into MTKRSTTRFSLSFPSSISSTPITGRAFVVVTKSVDRPYVVAPGPGALGGAEQGIEPRRQAGTWKNRVPFFGTYQKSVPYFSPWVASAPFFGVDIDRVEPDQVFVIDESAPGYPPLSIRDIPAGDYYVQAVLNVYTRFVRSDGHTIWAHLDQWEGQHWNSSPGNVVSSVERVHLDPDSGYDVELKLSTRLPAVTVPPDTEYVRRIRFESRLLSEFWGQPIRLGAVVLLPKGYDEHPNERYPVIYNNEHFNLGAPFGFSPTPVEEAEEQRYMRELRGLENGHEFYKAWTSDDFPRAVIVTMLHPTPYFDSSYCVNSANVGPYGDAIMAELIPTLEETFRIAREPRLRLLTGGSTGGWVSLGLQVYHPDFFGGAWAFAPDSVDFRRYGLVNIYDDPNAYQAPNREWLIPERVFYRSPDGQPELTLRQMSQLEAASGTHCRSGEQLDVWYATFGPVGDDGYPRPLWDQRTGEIDHVVAEYWRDNGYDLRSYIEEHWPEIGPDLVGKIHVFCADMDDYFLNLGVYALEECLENTEAPYYAGSFTYGRPLDGHVWHPLNHAKLVREMLASIRARPRGRRHSASRPSAVAYEMGQKPRKPGA